The following proteins come from a genomic window of Miscanthus floridulus cultivar M001 chromosome 2, ASM1932011v1, whole genome shotgun sequence:
- the LOC136538690 gene encoding lecithin-cholesterol acyltransferase-like 1 — protein sequence MGLLERPQGIQVASSVSRLREHRRHHTTSYKSSDHLIQKQKGRRQKSKRRSMDMGRRLWLARVPAVATTMVVMLSLSSSLCMSAAARAGAGTAGAVAEQQRHPVVLIPGAGGNQLEARLMEDYKPSSLVCHLWPLVRGRGGWFRLWFDPSVLVAPLTRCFAERMTLSYDADADDYRNAPGVETRVSDFGSTSTLRYLDPNLKLLTGYMNTLATTLEEKAGYEEGRDLFGAPYDFRYGLAGPGHPSQVGSAYLQRLRLLVESAYLQWPAILVAHSLGGLFALQLLARSPPQWRAAHVRRLVTLSTPWGGSVQEMLTFASGNTLGVPFVDASLIRDEQRTAESNLWLLPTPKVFGNTTLVVSRSHNRSYSAKNMTQFLRDIGFEEGVEPYRARIRPLVEALPEPGVPVTCLVGTGVHTVESLVYGNGGFDEDPEEVVYGDGDGTMNLASLVGPIKAWSDSPTQVVEVEGRGRGEE from the exons ATGGGCCTTCTTGAGCGGCCTCAAGGGATCCAAGTAGCGTCGTCAGTCAGTAGGCTCCGAGAGCACCGTCGTCACCACACAACAAGTTACAAGAGCAGTGACCACCTGATCCAAAAGCAAAAAGGTCGGAGACAAAAATCCAAGCGTCGGAGCATGGACATGGGGAGGCGCCTTTGGCTGGCCCGCGTGCCAGCAGTGGCGACCACGATGGTGGTCATGCTGTCGCTGAGCTCGTCCTTGTGCAtgtcggcggcggcgagggcgggCGCCGGGACGGCTGGCGCTGTGGCGGAGCAGCAGCGGCACCCGGTGGTGCTGATCCCGGGCGCGGGCGGCAACCAGCTGGAGGCGCGGCTGATGGAGGACTACAAGCCGTCCAGCCTGGTGTGCCATCTGTGGCCACTCGTGCGCGGCCGCGGCGGCTGGTTCCGCCTCTGGTTCGACCCCTCCGTGCTGGTCGCACCGCTCACCAGGTGCTTCGCCGAGCGGATGACGCTCTCCTACGACGCCGATGCCGACGACTACCGCAACGCGCCCGGCGTCGAGACCAGGGTCTCCGACTTCGGCTCCACCTCCACCCTCCGCTACCTCGACCCCAACCTCAA GCTCCTGACGGGGTACATGAACACTCTGGCGACCACGCTGGAGGAGAAGGCCGGCTACGAGGAGGGCCGCGACCTGTTCGGCGCGCCGTACGACTTTCGATACGGGCTGGCCGGGCCGGGGCACCCGTCGCAGGTGGGCAGCGCGTACCTGCAGCGGCTCAGGCTGCTGGTGGAGTCGGCGTACCTGCAGTGGCCCGCGATCCTGGTGGCGCACAGCCTGGGCGGCCTGTTCGCGCTGCAGCTGCTGGCGCGCAGCCCGCCGCAGTGGCGCGCGGCGCACGTGCGGCGCCTTGTAACGCTCTCCACGCCGTGGGGCGGGTCGGTGCAGGAGATGCTCACCTTTGCCTCCGGCAACACGCTCGGGGTGCCCTTCGTCGACGCGTCCCTCATCCGCGACGAGCAGCGGACCGCCGAAAGCAACCTGTGGCTGCTGCCGACGCCCAAGGTGTTCGGCAACACCACGCTGGTGGTGTCGCGGAGCCACAACCGCTCCTACTCCGCCAAGAACATGACGCAGTTCCTCCGGGACATCGGCTTCGAGGAAGGCGTGGAGCCGTACCGCGCGCGGATACGCCCGCTCGTCGAGGCCCTGCCGGAGCCCGGCGTGCCCGTCACGTGCCTGGTGGGCACCGGCGTCCACACGGTGGAGAGCCTCGTGTACGGCAACGGCGGCTTCGACGAGGACCCCGAGGAGGTGGTCTACGGCGACGGGGACGGGACGATGAACCTGGCCAGCCTCGTGGGCCCGATCAAGGCGTGGTCCGACTCGCCCACGCAGGTCGTCGAGGtggaagggagaggaaggggtgaAGAGTGA